The following are from one region of the Pectobacterium actinidiae genome:
- a CDS encoding N-acetylmuramoyl-L-alanine amidase, whose product MLKWIVCIALGLLAGCQSASSLKEQNNYVLETAVQSRAQEPRIRFLVIHYTAEDFATSLNILTDEHVSAHYLIPAHPPLQRGKPLAWQLVPESQAAWHAGASSWRGFSRLNNSSIGIEIENAGYQRTLTGYTWEPFTASQIQLVTAIARDIVDRYQIAPQNVVAHSDIAPQRKQDPGPLFPWQALAQAGIGAWPDAPRVAFYLNGRLPMQPVDEAVLLEKLGRYGYSVQDAMTAREKRQVIAAFQMHFRPENYQGQPDAQSEAIVDALLEKYGSR is encoded by the coding sequence ATGTTGAAATGGATCGTCTGCATAGCGCTGGGGCTGTTGGCGGGTTGCCAATCCGCTTCTTCGCTGAAAGAACAGAATAATTATGTACTGGAGACCGCAGTGCAGTCGCGGGCGCAGGAGCCCCGTATCCGCTTTCTGGTGATTCACTACACGGCGGAAGATTTTGCTACCTCTCTGAATATTCTGACGGATGAGCACGTTAGCGCCCATTATCTGATCCCAGCACACCCGCCTTTGCAGCGTGGCAAGCCGCTTGCCTGGCAACTGGTGCCTGAATCTCAGGCTGCCTGGCATGCGGGAGCCAGTAGCTGGCGCGGGTTTAGTCGGCTGAATAATTCTTCGATTGGTATTGAGATCGAAAACGCGGGTTATCAGCGCACCCTAACAGGCTATACGTGGGAGCCGTTTACCGCCTCGCAGATTCAGCTCGTGACCGCGATCGCCCGCGATATTGTCGATCGCTATCAGATTGCCCCGCAGAACGTGGTGGCGCACAGCGATATTGCCCCACAGCGCAAACAAGACCCTGGACCGCTGTTCCCTTGGCAGGCGCTAGCGCAAGCAGGCATTGGTGCCTGGCCAGATGCGCCGCGGGTTGCGTTCTATTTGAACGGAAGACTGCCGATGCAGCCGGTGGATGAAGCGGTTCTGCTGGAAAAACTGGGGCGCTATGGCTATTCGGTACAAGACGCGATGACGGCGCGTGAAAAGCGACAGGTGATTGCCGCTTTCCAGATGCATTTCCGCCCTGAAAATTATCAAGGCCAGCCAGATGCGCAGAGTGAGGCGATTGTTGATGCGCTGCTGGAGAAATACGGCAGCCGCTAA
- a CDS encoding DUF2867 domain-containing protein: MTSPSAPILILGATGYIGRHLTERLSKQGKRVIAAGRNTESLASRNWPGVDCQQVDLAKPESLPDGLWGAETLYYLVHSMGDGADFVARERMTAMNLLLALASSRVKQIIYLGSLQAKDDTSPHMQARQITGDVLRSSGIPVTELRAGIIIGTGSAAFEIMRDMVYNLPILTPPRWVRSKSSPIALENLLVYLINIAQHPATENRIMDAAGPEYISYQTMFERFIQISGKRRVLIPVPMPTHLVSVWFLHLVTSVPPSIARALIQGLKHDLQADGRELQTLIPQTLISFDDAVRFTLQSEMESVQQADWGDDTEVRARWKPNYGFYPKQAGHTIETSASSQALWQVIQQVGGKEGYFYANTLWNIRARLDDLCGNSVIYGRPERPTLEVGDKIDGWKVISIKPQRQLVLLFGMKAPGLGKLNFTITDKGTHRTVDVRARWHPSGFNGLVYWFLMMPAHLFIFRGMAARIAKLAEKETV; the protein is encoded by the coding sequence ATGACATCCCCCTCAGCCCCAATCCTGATTCTGGGCGCAACTGGCTACATTGGCCGCCATTTAACCGAACGATTAAGCAAACAAGGCAAGCGAGTCATCGCTGCTGGTCGGAATACTGAATCCCTCGCGTCACGGAATTGGCCCGGCGTCGACTGCCAACAGGTTGATCTCGCTAAGCCAGAAAGCCTGCCTGATGGTCTGTGGGGAGCGGAAACGCTCTATTATCTGGTGCACAGTATGGGCGACGGTGCGGACTTCGTGGCAAGAGAGCGGATGACCGCCATGAATCTGTTATTAGCACTGGCCTCGAGCCGCGTAAAACAGATTATCTATCTGGGATCGCTTCAAGCGAAAGACGATACCTCACCGCATATGCAGGCACGCCAGATCACGGGAGATGTTTTACGCAGCAGCGGTATTCCCGTTACAGAGCTGCGTGCGGGTATTATTATCGGTACCGGTTCGGCGGCGTTCGAGATCATGCGCGATATGGTCTATAACCTGCCGATACTGACACCGCCGCGCTGGGTGCGATCTAAATCGTCCCCCATTGCACTGGAAAACCTGCTGGTGTATCTGATCAATATCGCGCAGCACCCCGCGACAGAAAACCGCATCATGGATGCCGCAGGCCCCGAATATATCAGCTACCAGACCATGTTCGAGCGTTTCATTCAGATCAGCGGCAAGCGCAGAGTGCTGATCCCCGTTCCCATGCCAACACATCTGGTGTCCGTCTGGTTCTTGCATCTGGTGACATCGGTTCCCCCGTCTATCGCCCGCGCACTGATTCAGGGGTTAAAACACGATTTACAGGCCGATGGACGCGAACTCCAGACATTGATCCCACAAACGCTAATTAGCTTTGATGACGCCGTGCGCTTCACGCTGCAAAGCGAAATGGAGAGCGTGCAGCAGGCCGACTGGGGCGATGACACCGAGGTGCGCGCACGCTGGAAGCCAAATTACGGTTTTTACCCTAAACAGGCGGGTCATACGATAGAGACATCTGCTTCCAGTCAGGCACTCTGGCAGGTCATTCAGCAGGTCGGCGGAAAAGAAGGCTATTTTTATGCGAATACGCTGTGGAATATCCGTGCCCGGCTGGACGATCTCTGCGGCAACAGCGTGATTTACGGACGCCCTGAGCGTCCGACACTGGAAGTGGGTGACAAGATTGACGGTTGGAAGGTTATCTCGATCAAGCCACAGCGTCAGCTGGTGCTGCTATTTGGCATGAAAGCGCCGGGGCTGGGTAAACTCAACTTTACCATCACGGACAAAGGCACTCATCGAACCGTTGATGTCCGCGCCCGCTGGCACCCTTCCGGGTTCAACGGGCTGGTCTACTGGTTTCTGATGATGCCCGCCCACTTATTTATCTTCCGCGGCATGGCGGCACGTATTGCGAAACTGGCAGAGAAGGAAACGGTTTAG
- the hcr gene encoding NADH oxidoreductase: MTMPALQIGPTPLCSNRMQVHSITQETPDVWTISLVNHDFYPYQPGQYALVSIANSAETLRAYTISSSPGLSRFITLTVRRLDDGVGSRWLTQALKVGDYLWLSDAQGEFTCANAVSDRYLMAAAGGGVTPIMSMCRWLLANKPQTDIHVIFNVRNPLQVIFAKEWQDLVQRYPQQLHLTLMAEFDAAPGFLSGRISGDLLVEQVPDIASRTVMTCGPAPYMNQIETLSQQRGVASTRIFKEQFRPADEVLDEDADQLTLTISRPLKNLRVPVGISLLTALEANKVPVVAACRAGVCGSCKTRVLSGHYTTSSTMTLTPAEIEQGYVLACSCQLQGDTVLA, encoded by the coding sequence ATGACCATGCCCGCACTACAGATTGGGCCGACACCGCTGTGTTCTAACCGCATGCAGGTACACTCGATTACTCAGGAAACACCGGATGTCTGGACGATTTCACTGGTTAATCATGATTTTTATCCGTATCAGCCAGGTCAGTATGCGTTAGTCAGCATTGCCAACAGCGCGGAGACGCTACGAGCCTATACAATTTCTTCGTCACCGGGTCTCAGCCGTTTTATCACGTTGACGGTAAGAAGGCTGGACGACGGTGTCGGCTCTCGCTGGCTGACCCAAGCGCTGAAAGTCGGTGATTATCTGTGGCTATCCGATGCACAGGGCGAGTTTACCTGTGCCAACGCCGTCAGCGATCGTTACCTGATGGCGGCGGCAGGCGGCGGCGTCACGCCGATTATGTCGATGTGCCGCTGGCTGCTGGCAAACAAACCGCAAACCGATATCCACGTTATTTTCAACGTGCGCAATCCGCTACAGGTGATTTTCGCCAAAGAATGGCAGGATCTGGTGCAGCGTTATCCACAGCAACTGCATCTGACGCTGATGGCAGAGTTTGACGCGGCGCCCGGCTTCCTCTCTGGACGTATCAGCGGCGACCTGTTGGTCGAACAGGTGCCGGATATCGCCAGCCGCACCGTGATGACCTGCGGCCCGGCACCGTACATGAACCAGATTGAAACCCTGAGTCAGCAGCGTGGCGTTGCCTCAACCCGCATCTTCAAAGAACAGTTCCGCCCGGCAGATGAAGTACTGGATGAAGATGCCGATCAGCTCACGCTGACCATCAGCCGTCCGCTGAAAAACCTGCGCGTTCCGGTCGGCATCAGCCTGCTGACCGCACTGGAAGCCAATAAGGTGCCGGTTGTCGCCGCCTGCCGCGCCGGTGTTTGCGGGAGCTGTAAAACCCGCGTGCTATCCGGTCATTACACCACCAGCAGTACCATGACGCTAACACCAGCCGAGATCGAACAGGGCTATGTTTTAGCCTGTAGTTGCCAGCTGCAAGGCGACACCGTTCTGGCCTGA
- the hcp gene encoding hydroxylamine reductase, which translates to MFCVQCEQTIRTPVGNGCSYAQGMCGKTAETSDLQDLLVAVLQGLSAWALKARELDIIDHDVDNFAPRAFFSTLTNVNFDSQRIIGYAQEAITLRESLAVRCRLHDATATVDHPMAALQLAGNDIPTLLQQAADFALDSDKASVGDDIHGLRMLNLYGLKGAAAYMEHAHVLGQYDNAIYAEYHAFMAWLGTQPSDVDTLLNNAMGIGKMNFNVMAILDHGETNAYGHPQPTSVNVRPIAGKAILISGHDLKDLRMLLEQTEGTGVNIYTHGEMLPAHGYPELKKFTHLAGNYGSGWQNQQTEFAKFPGAIVMTSNCIIDPNVGNYGDRIWTRSIVGWPGVNHLEGDDFSPVIKQAQGLAGFPYSEIEHMITVGFGRETLLSAADTVIDLVAQKKLRHVFLVGGCDGSREERSYFTDFTLNVPQDCLIMTLACGKYRFNKLDFGTLEGLPRLLDVGQCNDAYAAIILAVKLAEKLGCGVNDLPLSLVLSWFEQKAIVILLTLLSLGVKNIYTGPTAPGFLTDNLLAILNDKFGMRAITTVEQDMNTILAA; encoded by the coding sequence ATGTTTTGTGTGCAATGTGAACAAACGATTCGTACCCCTGTTGGAAACGGCTGCTCTTACGCGCAGGGCATGTGCGGCAAAACCGCAGAAACCTCCGATCTGCAAGACCTGCTGGTTGCTGTGCTGCAAGGGCTTTCTGCCTGGGCGCTGAAAGCGCGCGAGCTGGATATCATCGATCATGATGTCGACAACTTTGCGCCACGCGCCTTCTTCTCGACGTTGACCAACGTTAACTTCGATTCCCAACGCATAATTGGCTACGCACAGGAAGCCATTACACTGCGTGAGTCTCTGGCTGTTCGCTGCCGCCTGCACGATGCCACCGCGACCGTGGATCACCCAATGGCAGCCCTGCAACTGGCTGGTAACGATATTCCGACCTTACTGCAACAGGCGGCGGATTTTGCGCTGGACAGCGATAAGGCCAGCGTGGGCGACGACATTCACGGCCTGCGTATGCTCAACCTCTACGGACTGAAAGGCGCGGCGGCCTACATGGAACATGCCCACGTTCTCGGTCAGTATGACAACGCGATTTATGCCGAATATCATGCCTTCATGGCATGGCTGGGTACTCAGCCATCCGATGTTGATACCCTGCTGAACAACGCCATGGGCATCGGCAAAATGAACTTCAACGTCATGGCGATCCTCGACCATGGCGAAACCAATGCTTACGGTCATCCACAGCCGACCTCCGTTAACGTCCGCCCGATTGCGGGTAAAGCGATTCTGATTTCCGGTCATGACCTGAAAGACCTGCGCATGCTGCTGGAGCAAACCGAAGGCACTGGCGTGAATATTTATACTCACGGCGAGATGCTGCCTGCGCACGGTTACCCAGAGCTGAAAAAATTCACGCATCTGGCGGGTAACTACGGCAGCGGTTGGCAGAACCAGCAGACTGAGTTTGCCAAATTCCCTGGCGCAATCGTCATGACCTCTAACTGCATTATCGATCCAAACGTAGGTAACTATGGTGACCGCATCTGGACGCGCAGCATCGTTGGCTGGCCAGGCGTGAACCACCTGGAAGGCGACGATTTCAGCCCGGTCATCAAACAGGCACAGGGGCTGGCGGGTTTCCCCTACAGCGAAATCGAGCACATGATCACCGTCGGCTTTGGTCGTGAAACGCTGCTGAGCGCCGCGGATACCGTCATCGATTTAGTAGCACAGAAAAAACTGCGCCACGTCTTCCTGGTTGGTGGATGTGACGGTAGCCGTGAAGAACGTAGCTACTTCACGGACTTTACGCTGAACGTTCCGCAAGACTGCCTGATCATGACGCTGGCCTGCGGTAAATACCGTTTCAACAAACTGGACTTCGGTACGCTGGAAGGCCTGCCACGTCTGCTGGATGTCGGCCAATGTAATGACGCCTACGCGGCAATTATTCTGGCCGTGAAACTGGCGGAAAAATTGGGCTGCGGCGTGAACGACCTGCCGCTGAGTCTGGTGCTGTCCTGGTTTGAACAGAAAGCGATTGTCATCCTGCTCACCCTGCTGTCCCTCGGCGTGAAGAATATCTACACCGGGCCGACGGCTCCGGGCTTCCTGACGGACAACCTGCTTGCCATTCTGAACGACAAATTCGGTATGCGAGCGATTACCACCGTTGAACAGGACATGAACACCATTCTGGCCGCTTGA
- a CDS encoding lysine exporter LysO family protein: MYSGLLIILLPLIIGYLVPMRGKKALQLINQLLSWMVYVILFLMGISLAFLENLSSNLLLIFRYTAVFAFCIVAANGIALWLWEKRSAWRSKYRDEAPPSRLRMILESLKLCGVVSGGFLLGLTQWPGFTYASKGSEYALIFLLFLVGVQLRNSGMTLRQIVLNRRGLVIALIVGISALGGGLLAAWILGLPLKTGLAMASGYGWYSLSGILLTDALGPVIGSTAFFNDLTRELLAIMLVPVLAQRNRSCALGLCGATSMDFTLPVLQRSAGIDVVPAAIVHGFLLSLAAPILMALFSS, from the coding sequence ATGTATTCAGGATTATTAATTATTTTATTACCGCTCATCATTGGCTATCTGGTACCAATGCGCGGCAAAAAAGCATTACAGCTGATTAACCAACTACTGAGTTGGATGGTGTACGTTATTCTGTTTTTGATGGGCATCAGCCTGGCCTTTCTGGAAAATCTCAGCAGCAATTTGTTACTGATCTTCCGCTACACTGCCGTCTTCGCATTCTGTATTGTCGCGGCAAACGGCATTGCCCTGTGGCTGTGGGAAAAACGCAGCGCGTGGCGTAGCAAGTATAGAGATGAGGCTCCGCCTTCCCGACTGCGAATGATCCTTGAATCGTTAAAACTCTGCGGCGTGGTATCCGGTGGTTTCCTGCTGGGCTTAACGCAATGGCCGGGATTCACCTACGCCAGCAAAGGCAGCGAATATGCACTGATCTTCCTGCTCTTTTTGGTCGGTGTTCAACTGCGTAACAGCGGGATGACGTTGCGCCAAATTGTCTTAAATCGTCGCGGTCTGGTTATTGCACTTATCGTCGGGATTAGCGCGCTCGGTGGCGGCCTGCTTGCCGCATGGATTCTGGGGCTGCCGCTGAAAACCGGTCTGGCGATGGCATCCGGCTATGGATGGTATTCCCTGTCAGGCATTCTGCTGACCGATGCCCTCGGGCCCGTCATCGGCAGCACCGCGTTTTTCAACGATCTGACTCGCGAGCTACTGGCAATTATGCTGGTTCCCGTGTTGGCACAACGTAATCGCTCCTGTGCGTTAGGCCTTTGCGGTGCAACCTCGATGGATTTCACGCTACCCGTCTTACAGCGCAGCGCGGGTATCGACGTCGTGCCTGCGGCTATCGTACATGGTTTCTTATTAAGCCTAGCGGCACCCATACTGATGGCGCTCTTTTCTTCATAA
- a CDS encoding ATP-dependent endonuclease, whose translation MHLESIEILGFRGINRLSLTLDENNVLIGENAWGKSSLLDALSLLLAPTLPLYHFDMQDFHFTPGDENSREKHLQIIFTFCETAPGHHLSPRYRSLSPVWIEGEASLYRVFYRLEGEVDESQSVFTWRSFLDADGHPIPLDDIDELAREIIRLHPVLRLRDARFMRRLRSGTLAATLDNSNEKLAQQFEQLMRELVQNPQKLTDKELRQGLVAMRQLLEHYFSEQSATGNDRRHHRHARTHNGKSWRSLDNINRLIADPNSRSRRIILLELFSTLLQAKGSVVLDPHARPLLLIEDPETRLHPIMLSVAWGLLTQLPLQKVTTTNSGELLSLVPMEQVCRLVRESSRVATYRIGRQGMNAEDSRRIAFHIRMNRPSSLFARCWLLVEGETEVWMLNELARQCGHHFEAEGVKVIEFAQSGLRPLLRFARRMGIEWHVLVDGDDAGKKYAATAKSMLTAQDERERDHLTVLPASDMEHYMYREGFSHVYHRIAQLPEKVPLSMHKIIIKAIHRSSKPDLAIEVAMEAAAMGSEAIPPLIRSMFSRVLWLARGRAD comes from the coding sequence ATGCATCTGGAAAGTATTGAGATCCTGGGATTTCGGGGAATCAATCGTCTGTCGCTGACGCTGGACGAGAACAATGTACTGATTGGTGAGAATGCCTGGGGGAAATCCAGCCTGCTGGATGCGCTCTCGCTGCTGTTGGCACCGACATTGCCGCTTTATCATTTTGATATGCAGGATTTTCACTTCACGCCGGGGGATGAAAATAGTCGGGAAAAGCATCTTCAGATTATTTTCACGTTTTGCGAGACGGCACCCGGCCATCATCTTTCCCCTCGCTACCGTTCGCTGAGCCCCGTTTGGATAGAGGGGGAAGCGTCGCTCTACCGCGTTTTTTATCGGCTGGAAGGTGAGGTGGACGAAAGTCAGTCAGTCTTCACCTGGCGCAGCTTTCTGGACGCTGACGGGCACCCGATACCGCTGGATGATATTGATGAGCTGGCCAGAGAGATTATCCGCCTGCATCCGGTGTTGCGGCTGCGCGACGCACGTTTTATGCGGCGCCTGCGCTCCGGGACGCTGGCTGCGACGTTAGATAACAGTAATGAAAAGCTGGCCCAGCAGTTTGAACAACTGATGCGCGAACTGGTGCAGAATCCGCAGAAGCTGACGGATAAAGAGTTGCGTCAGGGGTTAGTGGCGATGCGGCAACTGTTGGAGCACTATTTTTCCGAGCAAAGCGCCACGGGCAATGACCGACGCCATCATCGACATGCGCGAACACACAACGGTAAATCGTGGCGATCGCTGGACAACATTAACCGTCTGATTGCCGATCCAAATAGCCGTAGTCGCCGCATTATCCTGCTGGAATTGTTTTCTACGCTGTTACAGGCGAAAGGATCGGTTGTGTTGGATCCTCATGCGCGTCCGCTCTTGCTGATTGAAGACCCCGAAACCCGGTTGCACCCGATTATGCTATCTGTCGCCTGGGGGCTTCTGACGCAATTGCCGCTTCAAAAAGTCACGACAACGAACTCGGGAGAGCTGTTGTCGCTGGTGCCGATGGAACAGGTGTGCCGTCTGGTGCGGGAATCCTCACGGGTTGCGACGTACCGTATTGGCCGTCAGGGGATGAATGCGGAAGATAGTCGACGTATTGCGTTTCATATTCGTATGAATAGGCCTTCCTCACTCTTCGCCCGCTGCTGGCTGCTGGTGGAAGGGGAAACCGAAGTCTGGATGCTGAATGAACTGGCGCGCCAATGTGGGCACCATTTTGAGGCGGAAGGGGTAAAAGTGATCGAGTTTGCCCAGTCTGGGCTTCGGCCATTATTGAGGTTTGCACGTCGTATGGGGATTGAATGGCATGTGCTAGTCGATGGCGACGACGCGGGGAAAAAATATGCCGCGACGGCGAAAAGCATGTTAACCGCACAGGACGAGCGTGAGCGCGACCATTTGACCGTCTTGCCCGCATCGGACATGGAACACTACATGTATCGTGAGGGGTTCAGCCATGTTTATCACCGCATCGCGCAACTGCCGGAAAAAGTGCCGCTCTCGATGCATAAAATCATCATCAAGGCTATCCATCGTTCATCCAAGCCCGATCTGGCAATTGAAGTGGCGATGGAAGCCGCGGCGATGGGCAGCGAGGCAATTCCACCGCTTATTCGCAGCATGTTCTCCCGCGTACTGTGGTTGGCACGCGGGCGTGCTGATTAA
- the cspD gene encoding cold shock-like protein CspD yields the protein METGTVKWFNNAKGFGFICPEGGGDDIFAHYSTIQMDGYRTLKAGQIVRFDVHQGPKGNHACLIVPQIAEAAS from the coding sequence ATGGAGACAGGTACTGTTAAATGGTTCAATAATGCCAAAGGGTTTGGTTTTATCTGTCCAGAAGGGGGCGGTGACGATATCTTCGCGCACTACTCAACCATTCAAATGGATGGCTACCGGACTCTGAAAGCCGGACAGATTGTCAGGTTTGATGTTCATCAAGGGCCGAAAGGCAATCACGCCTGCCTGATCGTGCCGCAAATCGCCGAGGCCGCATCCTGA
- the clpS gene encoding ATP-dependent Clp protease adapter ClpS: MGNNSTWSQSENLTTDKQKEKLQPPSMYNVVLNNDDYTPMEFVIDVLQKFFSYDIERATQLMLTVHYQGKAICGVFSAEVAETKVVQVNRYARENEHPLLCTLEKA, translated from the coding sequence ATGGGAAACAACAGTACGTGGTCACAATCTGAGAACCTGACCACCGATAAACAGAAAGAAAAATTGCAGCCGCCTTCCATGTATAACGTGGTGTTAAATAACGATGATTACACCCCGATGGAATTTGTTATTGACGTTCTGCAAAAGTTCTTTTCTTATGATATTGAACGTGCAACGCAGCTTATGTTAACTGTGCATTATCAGGGTAAAGCGATTTGTGGCGTATTTAGCGCTGAAGTGGCTGAGACCAAGGTCGTACAAGTCAATCGTTATGCCAGAGAAAACGAGCACCCGCTGCTCTGTACGCTGGAAAAAGCCTGA
- the clpA gene encoding ATP-dependent Clp protease ATP-binding subunit ClpA encodes MLNQELELSLNMAFARAREHRHEFMTVEHLLLALLSNPAAREALEACTVDLAALRQELEAFIEQTTPTLPQSDDERETQPTLSFQRVLQRAVFHVQSSGRSEVSGANVLVAIFSEQESQAAYLLRKHDVSRLDVVNFISHGTRKEESDQAPNPESPVNEEQAGGEDRMENFTTNLNQLARVGGIDPLIGRDKELERTIQVLCRRRKNNPLLVGESGVGKTAIAEGLAWRIVQGDVPEVMAECTLYSLDIGALLAGTKYRGDFEKRFKALLKQLEQDKNSILFIDEIHTIIGAGAASGGQVDAANLIKPLLSSGKIRVIGSTTYQEFSNIFEKDRALARRFQKIDITEPSVEETIQIINGLKPKYEAHHDVRYTSKAVRAAVELAVKYINDRHLPDKAIDVIDEAGARSRLMPVSKRKKTVNVSDIESVVARIARIPEKTVSASDRDVLKNLSDRLKMLVFGQDKAIEALSESIKMSRAGLGQERKPVGSFLFAGPTGVGKTEVTLQLAKALDIELLRFDMSEYMERHTVSRLIGAPPGYVGYDQGGLLTDAVIKHPHAVLLLDEIEKAHPDVFNLLLQVMDNGTLTDNNGRKADFRNVIVVMTTNAGVRETQRKSIGIIHQDNSTDAMEEIKKVFTPEFRNRLDGIIWFNHLSTDVIQQVVDKFIVELQAQLDAKGVSLEVSDEARDWLAEKGYDKAMGARPMARVMQESLKKPLANELLFGSLVDGGSVTVELDKETQQLTYGFQSAQKRKAESVN; translated from the coding sequence ATGCTCAATCAAGAACTGGAACTCAGTCTCAACATGGCTTTCGCCAGAGCGCGTGAGCACCGACACGAGTTTATGACCGTGGAGCACCTGCTGTTGGCTCTGCTCAGTAACCCTGCCGCCCGTGAAGCATTGGAAGCCTGCACGGTAGATTTAGCCGCCCTGCGCCAGGAACTGGAAGCGTTCATTGAGCAAACCACACCAACATTACCGCAGAGTGACGACGAGCGCGAAACGCAACCCACGCTCAGCTTCCAGCGCGTACTCCAGCGCGCCGTCTTCCACGTGCAGTCCTCCGGCCGCAGCGAAGTGTCTGGCGCCAACGTTCTGGTTGCGATTTTTAGCGAGCAGGAATCTCAGGCCGCCTACCTGTTGCGCAAACATGACGTCAGCCGTTTGGATGTCGTGAATTTCATTTCTCACGGCACGCGTAAAGAAGAATCCGATCAGGCGCCAAACCCTGAAAGTCCCGTCAATGAAGAACAGGCAGGAGGGGAAGATCGTATGGAAAACTTCACCACCAATCTGAATCAACTGGCTCGCGTTGGCGGTATCGATCCGCTCATTGGCCGGGATAAGGAACTGGAGCGCACTATTCAGGTATTGTGTCGTCGCCGTAAAAATAACCCGCTGCTGGTTGGCGAATCCGGCGTTGGGAAAACCGCGATTGCTGAAGGGCTGGCCTGGCGTATTGTGCAGGGCGATGTACCGGAAGTCATGGCGGAGTGCACTCTGTACTCGCTGGACATCGGTGCGCTGCTGGCAGGCACCAAATACCGTGGTGATTTTGAAAAACGCTTCAAGGCGCTGTTGAAGCAGTTGGAGCAGGATAAAAACAGTATTCTGTTCATTGATGAAATCCACACGATTATCGGCGCTGGCGCGGCATCCGGTGGTCAGGTCGATGCCGCTAATCTGATTAAACCACTGCTTTCCAGCGGCAAGATTCGTGTTATCGGCTCTACCACCTATCAGGAATTCAGCAATATCTTTGAAAAGGATCGGGCGCTGGCGCGTCGTTTCCAGAAAATCGATATCACTGAACCGAGCGTGGAAGAAACCATACAAATCATTAATGGTTTGAAGCCGAAATATGAGGCTCACCATGATGTTCGCTATACGTCGAAAGCGGTGCGTGCCGCGGTGGAGCTGGCCGTTAAATATATCAACGATCGCCACCTGCCGGATAAAGCGATTGATGTGATCGATGAGGCCGGTGCGCGCAGCCGTCTGATGCCGGTCAGCAAGCGTAAGAAAACGGTCAATGTGAGTGACATCGAATCGGTTGTTGCTCGTATCGCTCGTATTCCAGAAAAAACCGTCTCAGCCAGCGATCGCGATGTGCTGAAAAATCTCAGCGACCGCCTGAAAATGCTGGTATTTGGGCAGGACAAAGCAATCGAAGCCCTGTCTGAGTCTATCAAGATGAGCCGAGCAGGGCTGGGTCAGGAGCGTAAACCCGTCGGTTCCTTCCTGTTCGCGGGTCCTACCGGTGTCGGTAAGACGGAAGTGACATTACAGCTGGCAAAAGCGCTGGATATTGAACTGCTGCGCTTTGATATGTCCGAATACATGGAACGCCATACGGTTAGCCGCTTGATTGGCGCGCCTCCCGGCTATGTGGGCTACGATCAAGGCGGTCTGTTAACAGATGCGGTGATTAAGCATCCTCATGCGGTACTGCTGCTGGATGAGATCGAAAAAGCGCATCCTGACGTCTTTAACCTGCTGTTGCAGGTGATGGATAACGGGACGTTGACGGACAACAATGGCCGTAAAGCGGATTTCCGCAATGTCATTGTCGTCATGACCACCAATGCGGGCGTGCGGGAAACCCAGCGTAAATCCATCGGCATCATCCATCAGGACAACAGTACTGATGCGATGGAAGAAATTAAGAAGGTGTTTACGCCGGAGTTCCGTAACCGTCTTGATGGCATTATCTGGTTCAACCATTTGTCGACCGATGTCATTCAGCAGGTTGTCGATAAGTTTATCGTAGAACTTCAGGCGCAGTTGGATGCGAAAGGCGTATCGCTGGAAGTGAGCGATGAAGCGCGCGACTGGCTGGCAGAGAAAGGCTACGACAAAGCAATGGGTGCCCGACCAATGGCACGCGTGATGCAGGAAAGCCTCAAGAAACCGCTGGCCAACGAGCTGCTGTTTGGTTCGCTGGTGGACGGTGGCTCCGTCACAGTGGAACTGGATAAAGAGACGCAACAGTTGACTTACGGCTTCCAGAGCGCACAGAAGCGGAAAGCAGAAAGCGTTAATTAA
- the infA gene encoding translation initiation factor IF-1, producing the protein MAKEDNIEMQGTVLDTLPNTMFRVELENGHVVTAHISGKMRKNYIRILTGDKVTVELTPYDLSKGRIVFRSR; encoded by the coding sequence ATGGCCAAAGAAGACAATATTGAAATGCAAGGCACCGTGCTTGATACGCTGCCCAACACCATGTTCCGCGTTGAATTGGAAAACGGGCACGTGGTTACCGCTCATATCTCCGGTAAAATGCGTAAAAACTATATCCGCATCCTGACGGGTGACAAAGTCACTGTAGAGTTAACCCCGTACGACCTGAGTAAAGGCCGCATTGTCTTCCGCAGCCGTTAA